Proteins encoded together in one Musa acuminata AAA Group cultivar baxijiao chromosome BXJ3-6, Cavendish_Baxijiao_AAA, whole genome shotgun sequence window:
- the LOC103986554 gene encoding uncharacterized protein LOC103986554, which produces MRPGRKQHQLFRSPRGSNPRENPKPSVMPPLDFVLPKPPSSPCPTCHQWTGLRIRPSLSSSPTFPLPKAQTLSLTPSPIRAISHQFPSRHPLLLPRRPIPTTVVSAGRSKKKPGGPSPGRIEGSGEVRRQAKARARLRSRRLAENLFYRRKRRAAATGNQADSFTDDELQAIGLGYDRAVRFMSKDDPNLRHPYDWYKYGEYGPYSWRGIVVGPPIRGRFSDDRVTLISEVRDHEEWEEIEQFDMSTEYCRRLDPAAGLRYYWVFVRHPKWRPTELPWQQWTLAAEVALEAGTQRLDKWNLMGRLGNRVRSTITQCAAWMRPDIIYVKRPVYQCRFEPQDDFFKLLGPLLDPSTESEYPCELRLEDGRVEACTYFGGLCKIVKSSPKAYVDDVVKAYQKLSDEEKSRCLEFLLTNHPMELLHPYTKEWKAKLEELELGCDAPDDSEDESDRNDGSQVTDWIEDDEESDTEQDDEVIDVEEEEEDDTEEARTNPEETQEYWDDQWKKAVRSTDEMAKLVKRSIELSNTHYKNQMLEEGQQRKEITEGDEDTVDVNLEENKEGWIEEELKNAGYTASKRRVRSKIPPELFLRASVRPFTYRNLVKEIVLMRHAIIDGDITVGG; this is translated from the coding sequence ATGAGGCCGGGTCGGAAGCAACACCAACTATTTAGGAGCCCACGCGGTTCTAATCCTCGAGAAAACccaaaaccctcggtgatgcctcCGCTCGATTTCGTCCTCCCAAAGCCACCTTCCTCTCCATGTCCAACCTGCCACCAATGGACGGGCCTGCGGATAAgaccttccctctcttcttcaccCACCTTTCCCCTTCCCAAAGCCCAGACCTTGTCCTTGACCCCGTCCCCTATACGTGCCATCTCCCACCAATTCCCATCCCGACACCCCCTTCTCCTCCCCCGCCGCCCGATTCCCACCACCGTCGTCTCCGCCGGACGGAGCAAGAAGAAGCCCGGCGGTCCATCCCCCGGCCGCATCGAGGGAAGCGGCGAGGTCCGCCGCCAGGCCAAGGCCCGCGCCCGTCTCCGCAGCCGTCGCCTCGCAGAGAACCTCTTCTACCGCCGCAAACGTCGCGCGGCAGCCACCGGCAACCAGGCCGACTCCTTCACCGACGACGAGCTCCAGGCCATCGGCCTTGGCTACGACCGTGCTGTCCGCTTCATGTCCAAGGACGACCCCAACCTGCGCCACCCCTACGACTGGTACAAGTACGGCGAGTACGGGCCCTACTCCTGGCGCGGCATCGTCGTCGGCCCGCCTATCCGCGGCCGTTTCTCCGACGACCGTGTCACCCTCATCAGCGAGGTCCGTGACCACGAGGAGTGGGAGGAGATCGAGCAGTTCGACATGTCCACCGAATACTGCCGCCGCCTCGATCCCGCTGCTGGCCTGCGCTACTACTGGGTCTTCGTTCGCCACCCCAAGTGGCGCCCCACCGAGCTCCCCTGGCAGCAGTGGACGCTTGCTGCAGAGGTGGCCCTGGAGGCCGGCACCCAGCGGCTGGATAAGTGGAACCTCATGGGCCGGCTCGGCAACCGGGTGCGGTCCACGATCACCCAATGCGCCGCCTGGATGCGGCCGGACATCATCTACGTGAAGCGCCCCGTGTACCAGTGCCGGTTCGAGCCGCAGGACGACTTCTTCAAGCTGCTCGGACCGCTGCTTGACCCGAGCACCGAGAGCGAATACCCCTGCGAGCTACGGCTGGAGGACGGCAGGGTCGAGGCCTGCACCTACTTCGGCGGGCTCTGCAAGATCGTTAAGAGCAGCCCCAAGGCTTATGTGGACGACGTCGTGAAGGCCTACCAGAAGTTAAGCGACGAGGAAAAATCTCGGTGCCTGGAGTTCCTGCTGACTAACCATCCCATGGAGCTCCTCCACCCCTACACCAAAGAATGGAAGGCCAAGCTCGAGGAGTTGGAGCTGGGCTGCGATGCACCTGACGACAGCGAGGACGAGAGTGACAGAAACGACGGGTCGCAAGTCACTGATTGGATCGAGGACGATGAGGAAAGCGACACCGAGCAGGATGATGAAGTGATTgatgtggaagaagaagaagaggatgatacCGAGGAAGCAAGGACGAATCCGGAGGAGACACAGGAGTACTGGGATGATCAGTGGAAGAAGGCTGTTCGGAGCACCGATGAGATGGCGAAGTTAGTGAAGAGAAGCATCGAGTTATCAAACACGCACTACAAGAACCAGATGCTGGAAGAAGGGCAGCAGAGGAAGGAGATAACTGAGGGTGATGAGGACACCGTTGATGTGAACCTGGAGGAGAACAAAGAAGGCTGGATTGAAGAAGAATTGAAAAATGCAGGATATACGGCATCAAAAAGGAGGGTCAGGAGCAAGATACCGCCGGAATTGTTTCTGAGAGCCTCGGTCCGGCCCTTCACGTACCGAAATCTTGTGAAAGAAATTGTTCTGATGCGGCATGCCATCATCGACGGAGATATCACCGTTGGTGGATGA